A DNA window from Mucilaginibacter xinganensis contains the following coding sequences:
- a CDS encoding glycosyltransferase family 1 protein, giving the protein MKKAIIFYPHIGEYGGIERNIIALATEVIKKGYVPVVVCFYDHINMSKYLDGLVTVKINDHWNPFIKSLRLKRWIDQNKKDILGHPFFFGGKAGFYGAVFNENYVLHYTDPPSLLSNKALKTGYKNLFSLFRNRLSYLMSRSGISRAKNCITMTNWNAAELHALYGRPFDVVYQGGMPPNSDVNHAERCKNTVLRMFSICRLTASKNLGWILEVAKHLKGDLSLLGNRFQSIEIVIAGSGPQLDQLKGLTEKLGLRHVVSFPGFLSDAGVEDQYNKTDLFLVPARQGFGLPVLEALYRRVPVVINKESRISELLTGNPWVAVSGNSALDFKNAVISHITQLNAYYPAEAALDNLPTEQGWAAEIGKKCKWW; this is encoded by the coding sequence ATGAAAAAAGCGATCATCTTTTATCCTCATATAGGGGAATACGGAGGAATAGAAAGAAATATAATTGCTTTGGCAACAGAAGTGATCAAAAAAGGCTATGTTCCGGTGGTTGTTTGTTTTTACGATCACATCAATATGTCCAAATATTTAGATGGACTGGTAACAGTGAAAATTAACGATCACTGGAATCCGTTCATTAAGTCGTTAAGGTTAAAAAGGTGGATTGACCAAAATAAGAAAGACATACTTGGCCACCCGTTCTTTTTTGGGGGGAAAGCAGGATTTTATGGCGCTGTTTTCAATGAAAACTATGTACTTCACTATACGGATCCACCGAGCTTGTTGAGCAATAAAGCGCTAAAAACAGGTTATAAGAATTTATTTTCATTGTTCAGAAATCGCCTTTCATACCTGATGAGCAGAAGCGGCATTAGCCGTGCAAAAAACTGTATCACAATGACCAATTGGAATGCGGCGGAACTGCACGCATTGTACGGAAGGCCTTTCGACGTTGTTTATCAAGGCGGTATGCCGCCCAATAGCGATGTTAACCATGCTGAGCGTTGTAAAAATACCGTATTACGTATGTTTTCCATTTGCAGGCTTACCGCGTCAAAAAATCTGGGCTGGATCTTAGAAGTGGCCAAACATCTTAAAGGCGATCTGTCTTTGTTAGGTAACAGGTTTCAATCTATAGAAATCGTTATAGCAGGCAGCGGCCCGCAGCTTGATCAGCTGAAAGGGCTAACAGAAAAACTAGGTTTAAGGCATGTAGTCAGTTTTCCGGGATTTTTGAGCGATGCCGGGGTGGAAGATCAATATAATAAGACAGATCTTTTTTTAGTGCCGGCCCGGCAGGGATTCGGCTTACCTGTTTTGGAAGCATTGTATCGCCGGGTTCCGGTGGTGATCAATAAGGAATCGCGCATTTCCGAATTACTTACCGGTAATCCGTGGGTGGCAGTATCAGGCAACAGCGCGCTGGATTTTAAAAATGCAGTGATAAGTCATATTACACAACTCAATGCTTATTATCCCGCTGAAGCAGCGCTGGATAATTTACCTACCGAGCAGGGATGGGCTGCCGAAATAGGGAAAAAATGTAAATGGTGGTAA